DNA from Spirochaetota bacterium:
TTTTTCTTCCCGTCAAAGACCACCCGTATCCTGGATTTCCTGATTTTCTGGAATTCCTTCAGCCGGTCCAGGAGGCCCGCCCGGGCCTCGTTGAGCTGCCCGAGGAGCATCTTCTCCTCCAGGTCCGGGAACTTGTACATCAGGTTGAAGCCGTCAATCAGCAGTACCATGGCCGGTCATTTCAGGCTTTTCGCGAACCGCTCGATCCGCGTCATCGCCTCCCTGAGGTTATCCATTGACGTGGCGTAGGAGCAGCGGACATGGCGTTCGCCGCACTCGCCGAAGGCCCTGCCGGGCACCACGGCGACCTTTTCCGCGGCCAGGAGCTGCAGCGCGAAATCCCTGCCCGAAAGGCCGGTGCCCGAAACGTCGGGAAAGACATAGAAGGCCCCCTCCGGGACAAGGCAGTCAAGGCCGATCTCGTTGAACCTGCCCGATATGAAGTTCCTCCGCTTCAGGTACTCCTTCCTCATGGCGGTAACGTCTTTCTCTCCTTTCCGGAGCGCCTCGATGGCGGCGTATTGGGCCATGGACGACGCGCAGAGGGCCGTGTACTGGTGGATCTTCATCATTATATCGATGAGGAACTTCGGCCCCCCCACATAGCCGAGGCGCCACCCCGTCATGGCATGGGACTTTGAAAAGCCGTTCAGGTAGATGGTGCGCGATTTCATCTCCGGAATGGAGGCTATGGAAAAGTGGTCGCGGTCGTAGGAGAGGGCGCAGTATATCTCGTCGCTGAGGACTATGAGGTTACGGCTCATGGCCAGCTCCGCCACCTGCTCAAGGGTGGCCCGGTCAATGGTGGATCCCGTTGGATTTGACGGGTAGTTGAGCATGATTGCCTTTGTTTTAGGGGTGACGCTTTTTTTCAGGAGGTCCAGGTCGATCTTGAAGCGGTCCTTCTGGTAGGTCGGTATGATGACCGGCTTCGCGTGCAGGAGCGACACGTTGGCGGTATAGGAGACATAGCAGGGCTCGAAGATTATCACCTCGTCGCCGGGATTCAGGATGCTCCGCAGGGCGAGGTCGAGGCCCTGGCTAACGCCCATGGTGACGATGAGCTCCGTGTCCGGGTCGTAATTGACCTTGTAGTGCGCGGCGATGTACTCGACAATGAGGTCGCGCAGGTCCGGCAGGCCGCGGTTCGGGGTGTAATGGGTGTTGC
Protein-coding regions in this window:
- a CDS encoding aminotransferase class I/II-fold pyridoxal phosphate-dependent enzyme — its product is MKLKLVEKNNPESLVSQVGSAVPPSGIREFFDIVYSTPDCISLGVGEPDFVTPWRISDSGIFAIKDGNTHYTPNRGLPDLRDLIVEYIAAHYKVNYDPDTELIVTMGVSQGLDLALRSILNPGDEVIIFEPCYVSYTANVSLLHAKPVIIPTYQKDRFKIDLDLLKKSVTPKTKAIMLNYPSNPTGSTIDRATLEQVAELAMSRNLIVLSDEIYCALSYDRDHFSIASIPEMKSRTIYLNGFSKSHAMTGWRLGYVGGPKFLIDIMMKIHQYTALCASSMAQYAAIEALRKGEKDVTAMRKEYLKRRNFISGRFNEIGLDCLVPEGAFYVFPDVSGTGLSGRDFALQLLAAEKVAVVPGRAFGECGERHVRCSYATSMDNLREAMTRIERFAKSLK